The following coding sequences are from one Paramormyrops kingsleyae isolate MSU_618 chromosome 21, PKINGS_0.4, whole genome shotgun sequence window:
- the LOC111841007 gene encoding regulator of G-protein signaling 16-like: MCRGLSFLPAVCLERAKEVKVLFSSFLHRAANPSSLHKTDKLSLPTSDEMKWRESFDKLLASKNGLAAFQAFLVTEFSEENIAFYLACEDYKSTKSSAKLPAKANKIFEEFIQNDAPREVNIDHETRDITKKNLEQPTQSCFSLAQNKIYTLMEKDSYPRFLKSTAYQQLTGRLANKIAQQGEP; this comes from the exons ATGTGCAGAGGActctccttcctgcctgctGTCTGCCTGGAGAG aGCTAAGGAAGTCAAAGTACTGTTTTCCAGTTTTCTTCACAGAGCAGCAAATCCTAGTTCTTTACACAAAACAGACAAACTAAG CTTGCCTACCTCAGACGAAATGAAATGGAGAGAATCCTTTGACAAACTGCTTGCCAGCAAAA atgGTCTAGCAGCTTTTCAAGCTTTCCTGGTCACGGAGTTCAGTGAAGAAAATATCGCCTTCTACCTCGCTTGTGAGGACTACAAAAGCACAAAGTCGTCCGCCAAGTTACCGGCAAAAGCCAACAAAATCTTTGAAGAATTTATCCAAAATGATGCACCAAGAGAA GTTAACATTGACCATGAAACCAGAGATATCACTAAGAAGAACCTGGAGCAACCCACGCAGTCCTGCTTCAGCTTGGCACAGAATAAAATCTACACCCTCATGGAAAAGGACAGTTACCCACGTTTCCTGAAGTCCACAGCCTACCAGCAGCTGACTGGACGACTCGCAAACAAAATCGCCCAGCAGGGAGAGCCGTGA